One Isoptericola dokdonensis DS-3 genomic window, GATCGCGACCCGGCCGCCGCCCGACGCGACCTGCGCGCCCGCCGGCAGCACCGTCGTCGAGCCGTACTTGAGGCGCGCCACGTCGACGACGCTCACCGAGCTGTTGCCCTTGTCGACCACCAGGACGTCGCCGGCCTGCTGCTGCACGTCGAACGACGCGCTGCCCGCGAGCAGGGTGCCGTCGAGCGCCTTCGCCTCGGTGTTGAAGCGGCCCACGAGGCCCGAGGACTCCTTGGTCACCCAGACGCCGGAGTCGTTGAGGTCGACGGACGCCGTCGCCTCGCCGTCGTACAGCATCGCGGCGAGCGCGACCCCGCCGGAGAAGGCGAGGACCACCGCCGTCGAGATGCTCGTGCGGCGGTCAGCGCGTAGGCGCGTCAGTATGCTCACTTCTCCCCCGAGGTGGTGGCGCGCCGCGACGTTTCCGCGTCGTCTGCGGCGAGGCTCGCGGCCCCAAGGATATCCATGCCCGGGTCAAGCGGAAGCCCCTATCCACGGATCGGGCATGGGGAGTACTCCCCATGCCCGTCGGGAGGGTCAGTGGTGCGAGCCGTCCCGGGGGTCCGTCGCGGCGCCCGTGAGCTCCGCGACGGCACGCTCGACGTCCGTGCCGACCGCACCCGCCGTGGCCCGCAGCGGGCGGTAGGCCGGGACGAGCACGGCGGCGGCCAGGCCGTCGTGCGCCCACACGGCGTCGACCTCCCGGCTGCCGTAGACGGCCTTGTTGCTGGTCACGCCGCCAGGCGTGCGCTGCACGACCCAGCGCGGCCCGGTGTCCTTGCGGCCCCACACCTCGAGCTCCGTCGGGGTGACGACGACCGCCACGGGGCTGCCGCCCATCGGCATCCAGCCGCGCGCGGACGCACCCTGGTGGCGGGCGATGTCCGTCATCTCCGCCGTCGTGAAGCCGGGGACGACGACGGCGCCGGGCCGGTACCGGGCCGCGTTGGCCGCGCAGGCCGCGGCCCGTCGCACCACGACCATCAGGGTGACGCCGACGATCGCCAGCACGACCAGCAGCGCGATCCAGATCGTCGCGGCCTCGGAACGGCCCTGCTGGAGGTCGCGCGCGAGGCGCAGGACCGACCAGGTGGCGAAGGCCACCAGGACCACGACGAACAGCACGCGCTTGTTCTGGGCGTTCACGGGGGACCTCTCCGTCGACGGCGGGACGAGCCCGGACCCTACCGCAGGGTGCCGGACGGCGACGGGCCGGGACAGGACCAGGGTCCCGTCCCGGCCCGGTGCCGGGTCGCCGGACGGTGCCGGCGGTGGTCGCTCAGGCGCGGCGGCCCTTGGCGACGTCGATCATGTCCTCGCGCGGGACGACCTTGATGCGCTCGCGCCCGGCGGCCTCGCCGAGACCGAGCTCGTAGGCGTCCAGCACGCTGAACTCGTCCCAGGTGACGACGTCGACGCCCCGCTCGACGAGGAAGTCGACGATCTGCTGCGGCTCGCCGTGCGGGGCGGTGCGGCCGCCGTCGAGGTCGCCCTGCGCGTCGGCGCCGGCCACGACGCCCGTGACGTCCTCGACCAGGTGCCGCACCGTCTCCGACGCGTCCGACTTGGTGTGGCCGATGAGGCCGACCGGGCCGCGCTTGATCCAGCCGGTGGTGTACACGCCGGGCAGGTGCTCGCCGTCGAGGTCGACGACGCGACCCTCCCGGTTGGAGATGACGCCCTTGAGGTCGTCGAACGGGATCTCCGGCAGCGGGGACCCGAAGTAGCCGACGGCCCGGTAGACGGCCTGGACGGGCCAGTCGTGGTGCTCGCCGGTGCCCTTGACGGTGCCGTCGCCCTGCAGGGCGGTGCGCTCCGTGCGCAGGCCGACGACCTTGCCGTCCTCGCCGAGAACCTCGGTCGGGGAGTGCAGGAAGTGCAGGTGGATGCGGCGCGACGCTGTCTGCTGCGACGGGTCGACGAGCGTCCAGTCGGTGAGGGTCTTGACGACCTGCTTGGTCTGGTTGGTCGCCTCGATGGCGGCCATCGAGCCCTCGTCGAAGTCGTAGTCCTCGGGGTACACGACGATGTCGACGTCCGGGACGTGCCCGAGCTCGCGCAGCTCCAGCGGCGAGAACTTGACCTGCGCCGGACCGCGACGCGCGAAGACGTGCACGTCGGTGACGGGCGAGGCCTCGAGCCCGGCCTGCACGTTCGCCGGGATCTCCGTGACCAGGAGGTCCTTCGGGTGCTTGGCCAGGATGCGGGCCACGTCGAGGGCGACGTTCCCGGCGCCGAGGACGGCGACCTCCTTGGCCTCCAGCGGCCAGGTGCGCGGCACGTCGGGGTGGCCGTCGAACCAGGACACGAAGTCGGCGGCACCGTAGGAGCCGTCGAGGTCGATGCCGGGGATCGGCAGCGCCGCGTCCTTGATGGCCCCCGTCGAGAAGATCACCGCGTCGTAGTACTGGCGGAGGTCCTCGAGCTTGAGGTCGACGCCGTAGTTGACGTTGGCGAGCAGGCGCACGTCGCCCTTGCTCAGCACCTTGTGCAGGGCGTTGATGATCGCCTTGATGCGCGGGTGGTCGGGCGCGACGCCGTAGCGGACCAGGCCGAACGGCGCGGGCAGACGCTCGATGAGGTCGATGCTGACGTCGAGGTCCGTCTTCGACAGGATGTCCGCGGCGTAGATGCCCGCGGGGCCCGCGCCGACGATCGCGACGCGCAGGGATCGGGTGCTGGTCACAGCCAGGTACGCCTTCCGGGTCGGGGCTTGCGTGAGGTTCGATTCTAGGAGGCATCCCTCGGGCGCAGGTGAGGTTTACCTCACGCCAAGGCCTCAACACTTCCAGGATGCCACAGACGTCTCGGGAACTGAACAGGCCGTCTCACCAGGCGAGCAGAAGTGGTTCATGGGTCGCCCTCCCGTCCGATCGAGCCTGTGGACGGCCGCGACGCGCCCACCCCGCCGCTGCGTAGCATCCGGCCATGCCGCCGACGCTGACGCGCACCGCCGACGAGATCGCCCCGCACCGCCGCGCCGTGACCTGGAGCCTCGTCCCCGCGACGGCCTGGGCGGTCTGGGTCAGCGGTCCGGGCTGGACGACACCCGCCGTCGTCGTCGCCGCGGCCGCCGGCGCGGCCCTGTGGGTCGTGGACGCCCGCACCCACCGGCTGCCCGACGCGATCACCGCCCCGGCCACCGTCGTCGTCGTCGCACTGCTGGCGGTCGCCGCGCTCGCCGGCGCGGACGGCGCGGCACTCGTCCGGGCCCTCGTGGGCGCGGCCGCCCTGGGCGGGCTCTACCTGCTGCTGCACCTCGTGCACCGGGCCGGCCTGGGGCTCGGCGACGTCAAGCTCGCACCGCTCGTCGGCCTGCTCACCGCCTGGGCCGGATGGTCGACCTGGCTCGCCGCCCTCGTCCTGCCGTTCGTCGTCGGGGGTGTCGTCGCCCTCGGCCTGGTCGCCGCACGTCGCGCCACCCGCAGCACCGCCCTCGCGTTCGGGCCGTTCATGCTCGCCGGCGCGGCGCTGGCGCTCACCGCCGCCCGGCTCGCCGGCTGACGCGGCGGTGCGGGCGGATCAGACGGTGCGGTCCGCCAGCGCGTCGGCCAGGTCGGCGAAGGCCTGCCGGACCGGCCCCTCGGGCAGCGGGGCGAGCTCCGCCGCCGCCTCCTGGGCCCACCGGTGCGCCAGCTCCCGTGTCCGGGACAGCACGTCGTGGTCGCGCAGGTCCGCCACGACGGCGGCCAGCGCGGCGTCGTCCGACAGGTCGCCGTCGAGCCGGGCCAGGAGGTCCGCGTCGGCAGGCGTCCCCTCGCCGCGCTCGACGCTCCGGCGCAGCAGCAGCACCGGCATCGTCGGCACGTGCTCTCGCAGGTCCGTCCCCGGCGTCTTGCCGGACTCGGCGCCCGTCGACGTGATGTCGAGGACGTCGTCGGCGAGCTGGAACGCCAGGCCCACCTTCTCGCCGTAGGCGGTCACCGCCTCGACCACCTCCGGCGGACAGCCGCCGAACATCGCACCCAGGCGGGCCGACGTCGCCAGCAGCGACGCCGTCTTGTCGCTGAGGACCTGCAGGTAGTGGTCGACGGCGTCCTCGCCGTCGCGGGGGCCGATGGTCTCGTGGAGCTGCCCGAGGCACATCCGCTCGAACGTGCGCGACTGCAGCACCACGGCCTCGGGACCGAGACCCGCGACCAGCGCCGACGCACGGGCGAACAGCAGGTCGCCCACGAGGATCGCCACGGTGTTGCCCCACACCTGGTGCGCCGACGGCGCCCCGCGGCGCATCGGGGCGGAGTCCATGACGTCGTCGTGGTAGAGCGACGCGACCTGCGTGAGCTCGACGACGACCGCCGCGTCGACGAGCTCCGGGACGGCCCCGTCACCGAGCTCGCCGGCGAGCAGCGTGAGCAGCGGGCGGAACCGCTTGCCGCCCGCTGCCACGAGGTGGCGACCGGCGTCGTCGGCGAGCTGGTCGGCCGAGCGCGTGGCCGCGTCGAGCGCGGCGTCGACCGCGGCCATGCGCTGCGCGATCCGGTCCGCCAGCGCCGGATCCTGCATCGGGATGCCCGTGGGCAGGGTCGCGGCGGCCTGCGCCGGGACGTGGGAAGCACCTGTCACGGTCCGAACCTATCTTCCGACGGCACCGGTGGCCGAACGGGACCCTCGCCGGCCGCCACTACGGCCGGAAGTCGGCGGCCTGCGTCATCCAGTCGAGCACCGGCCCCGGCACCACGCCGAGCGCGACGACCCCGAGGACGCACAGCGCGATCGCGACCGCGGCCGGGCCGCGGGACGCCACCACGACGACCCCGACCTGCGTGACGGCTCGGCGTGCCGCGGTGAGGGTGCGCGCGCCGCCGCCCGCCGCGTCGCCGTCGGCGGACTCGTCGGACGCGCGGCCCGTCGCGGCGGACGCTCCGGCGGCGTCCCCTGCGTGCACGGCGTCGCCTGCGTCTTCCAAGGGGGGCGTCAGCACCATGAGGACGATGAGCCGCACGTAGAAGAACACCGCGACCACGGACGCGAGGACACCGATCACGGCCAGCGGCCACGCCCCGGCGTCGACGGCCGCGGAGAACACCGAGAACTTGGCGATGAAGCCCGCCGTCAGCGGGATGCCCGCCATCGACAGCAGGAACAGGCAGAACGCGGCGGCGAGCAGCGGGGCGCGCCGCGCGAGCCCCGCCCACTGGGTGAGGTGGGTGGCCTCGCCGAGCACGTTGCCGTCGGCGTCCCGCTCGCGCACGAGGGTGACGACGGCGAACGCGCCGACCGTCGCCAGGCCGTAGGCCAGGACGTAGAACAGGATCGCCCGCGACCCGGTGGCGGAGAAGCCGACCGTGGCCACGAGCAGGAACCCGGCGTGCGCGATCGAGGAGTAGGCCAGCATCCGCTTGACGTCGGTCTGCACGGCGCCCGCGACCGTGCCCACGACCATGGTGAGGATCGCGACGACCCACAGCCCGGTCACGAGGTCCGCGCGGAGCTGCTCGTCCAGCCCGGCGGCCAGTGTGAAGACGACCCGCACCAGCGCACCGGCCGCGGCGGCCTTGACGCAGGCCGCCATGAACCCGGTGACCGGTGTGGGGGCCCCCTGGTAGACGTCGGGCGTCCAGGTGTGGAACGGCGCCGCACCGATCTTGAACAGCAGGCCCACCGTGACCAGCAGGGCGCCCGTGATGACCAGGCCCGGCATGTCGGCGAGCACGGTCGAGTCGGGGTGCTGGAGCACGTAGACGACCGTCTCCAGGCTGACCGACGCGGCGAAGCCGTACACCAGCGCGATGCCGAAGAGCATGAGCGCGCTCGCGAACGACCCGAGCACGAAGTACTTGAACGCGGCCTCCTGGCTGAGCAGGCGGCGACGGCGCGCGGTCGCGCAGAGCACGTACAGCGGCAGCGACATCATCTCGAGCGCGATGAACAGCACGATGAGGTTGTCGGTGGCGGGGAACAGCAGCATGCCGCCCGTGGCGAACAGCATCAGGGGGTAGATCTCGGTCTGCTGGAGACCGGCCTCGCGGGCCGCGTCCTCGTAGGCGGTGCCGGGCACCGCGGCGGCGGTGGGGGCGAACGAGTCCTCCCCCGCGCCGGTGCGGTCGGCGACGACGAGCACCCCCAGGAACGCCAGGACCGCGACGACGGCCTGGATGCCGAGCGTGAACGGCGTGAGCAGGAACGTGCCGTCGACGACGGCCGCGTACCCGTCCGTGGCGACGCGGTCCCACTGGAGCGCGACGGCCACGACCGTCCCCGCGAGCGCCGCGAGGGTGACGACGAGCTGGGTGGTGCGCCGGGCGCGCGCCGGGACGAAGGCCTCGACGAGCACCCCGACCACACCGGCGGCGAGCACGACGAGCACGGGCGACAGGACCGCCCAGTCGATCTGCGGGGCGTCGAACTCGTTCACTGCTGGCTCCCCTCGGCCGCGCCGAGCACGGGCTGCGGATCGGTGGCGCCCACCGTCTCGACGGACACGGTGGCGGGCTCACGGACGTAGTCGAGCGCGGGTCCCGGGACGAGCCCGAGCGCGACCAGCGCGGTCACCAGCACCCCGGCGACGACCTTCTCGCGGCGGCCCAGGTCGGGCACCCCCGCGATCTCGGCGCCGACGGCGCCGGTGAACATGCGCTGGTAGGTGAGCAGGACGTACACGGCGGCGAGCACCACGGCGGGCACCGCGACGAGGGCGGCGGCGGGCCAGCGCCCGTACGCGCCGAGGAACACCATGACCTCGGACACGAAGGTGGACAGTCCGGGCAGCGCGAGCGCGGACAGCCCGGCCACCAGGAAGGTGCCGCCGAGCACCGGGGCGACGGTCCGCAGGCCGCCGTAGTCGCCGATCTCCTGGCTGCGCCGCGGGTGCCGGGCGATGGCGAAGCCCGCGAGGAGGAACAGCGCCCCGGTGGAGACGCCGTGGTTGAGCATCATGAAGCTCGACCCGGAGATCCCCAGCGAGGTGAAGGTGAAGATGCCCAGGATGATGAACCCGAAGTGGGACACCGAGGTGTAGCCGATGAGGCGCAGCACGTCTGTCTGCCCGATGGCGAGGATCGCGCCGTAGAGGATCGAGATCACCGCGAGGACCACGACGAACGGGGCCGCCCAGCGGCTGGCGTCGGGGAACAGCGGCAGGCACAGGGTGAGCATCCCGAAGGTGCCGACCTTGTCCAGGACGCAGATGAGCAGCGTGGACGTGCCGGGGGTGGCGTTCTGCGTGACGTCGGGCAGCCACGTGTGGACGCCGAACATCGGGGCCTTGATCGCGAACGCGAGGAAGAAGGCGCCGAACATGAGACGCTCCGCGGTCGGGTCGAGCGTCAGCCCGGTGAGGGTGTCGGTCAGGAACGCGTCCGGCGGGCGGGTGCCCGTGGCGGCGTCGACCGGCACCTGGAGGTACAGCGAGACGACCGCGGCGAGCATGACGAGGCCGCCGCCGAGCGAGAACATGAGGAACTTCACGGCGGCGTACCGGCGCTGCGCCCCCTGCCCGAAGCCGCCGATGAGGAAGTAGGCGGGGATGAGCATCGCCTCGAACACGACGTAGAACAGGAAGACGTCGCGCGCGGCGAACACCAGCACCATGAAGCTCAGCAGCACCAGGACGGTGGCGAGGTAGCGTCGCAGCCTCACGGCGTCACCGCCCTGCTCGTGCCAGGCCGCGAGGATCACCAGCGGCACCAGGCCGACGGACAGCGCGACGAGCAGCAGGCCGACGCCGTCGACGCCGACGGCGTAGCTCGCGCCGAGCGCCGGGATCCACGCGTGGGTCTCGGTGAGCTGGTGCGTGCCCGCCGTCGCGGTGTCGAACGCGAGGAAGGCGCCGACCAGCAGCCCGACCTCGACCAGGGCGCCCACGAGCGCGACCGTGCGAGCCGTGCCGGCGCTGAACCGGCCACCGCCCGTCACGCCCGCCACGGGGCGCCCGCGCCCGACGCCGGTCAGCGCGGTGGCCAGCGCGGCCACCAGCGGCCAGGCCGCCAGCGCCGTCAACCAGGGGAATGTCACCATCGAAGCTCCTCCGCTCAGCTCGTGCCCTGGGCCACGAGCCAGATCACCAGCACCACCACACCGAGGCCGCCCAGCGTCACCGCCGCGTACTGCCTCGTGTACCCGGACTGCATCCCGCGCAGCGCGCGGCCGAACCGCCCGACGCCGCTCGCCAGCCCCAGCCAGCCCGCGTCGACGGCCGTCCGGTCGGCGTAGACCAGGGACCTCGTGAGCACCTGGCCGGGCAGCATCACGAGGGTCTCGTTGACGTCGTCCTGGTGGAGGTCCACCCGGGCCGCACGCACCAGGGCGGACGCCGGCGGGGGCGTCGTCGGGACGGCCGCGACCGCGTACTGCCGGAACGCGAGCACGGCGCCGAGCACGACGAGCAGCAGCGTGAGGGTCATGATCAGCCAGATCGGCAGCACGGGCTCGTGGTGCTCGGCGTGCCCGGTCACGGGCTCCAGCCAGTGCACGAACCGGTCGCCCGCGTTGAGCACGAACCCGAGCCCGACCGACCCGACGGCCAGGACGATCATCGGAACGGTCATGAGCAGCGGCGACTCGTGCGGGTGACGCTGCACGTGCTCGCCCCCGGCGTCCGGGCTCCACCGCTTGCGGCCGGCGAACGTCATGAAGAACAGCCTCGACATGTAGTACGCGGTGATCCCCGCACCGAGCATGGCCGCGGTGCCGAACACCCACGGCTCCCAGCCCTCGCCGACGAACGCCGACTCGATGATCTTGTCCTTGGAGTAGAAGCCCGAGAACGGCGGGACGCCGAGGATCGCGAGCCAGCCGAGACCCATCGTGATCGCCGTGACCGGCAGCAGGCGGGCGAGGCCGCCGAAGCGGCGCATGTCGACGTCGTCGTCCATCGCGTGCATGACCGATCCCGCCCCGAGGAACAGCCCGGCCTTGAAGAAGCCGTGCGTGACGAGGTGGAAGATCGCGAACGCGTACCCCACCGGTCCCAGCCCGGCGGCGAGCATCATGTAGCCGATCTGGGACATCGTGGAGGCGGCCAGCGCCTTCTTGATGTCGTCCTTGGCGCAACCCACGACCGCCCCGAACAGCAGGGTCAGCGTGCCGACGACCGCCACGACGAGCTGCGCGTCCGGCGCCGCCTCGAGGATCGGCCCCGAACGCACCAGCAGGTAGACGCCCGCCGTGACCATCGTGGCGGCGTGGATCAGCGCGGACACCGGCGTCGGGCCGGCCATCGCGTCCCCGAGCCACGCCTGGAGCGGGAGCTGTGCGGACTTGCCGCACGCGGCCAGCAGGAGCAGCAGGCCGATCGCGGTCCACGTGCCCTCGGGCAGCCCGGCGCCCTCGATCCCGTCCGCGCCGGTGTTCCCGAGGACGGTCGCGAAGTCCACCGCACCGACGTTCGCGAGCATGAGCATCATCGCGGCCAGCAGCCCCATGTCGCCGACGCGGTTCATGACGAACGCCTTCTTGCCGGCCACCGCGTTGGGCAGGTGGTGATCCCAGAAGCCGATCAGCAGGAACGACGCGAGACCCACGCCCTCCCAGCCGACGAACAGCAGCAGGTAGGAGTCCGCGGTGACGAGCAGCAGCATCGCCGCGACGAACAGGTTGAGGTAGGCGAAGAACCGGCGGCGGTCGCGGTCGTGGGACATGTACGCCACCGAGTACACGTGGATGAGGGTGCCGACGAACGTCACGAGCAGGACGAACGTCAGGGACAGCGGGTCGATCTGGAAGCCCAGGTCGACGGACAGCGGGCCCGCCTCGATCCACGTGCCGACCGTGTGCTGCGCCACCCGCTCCTCGGCGGGCGTGCCCAGCATGTCCAGCAGCATGACCAGGCCGATCACGAACGTCGCCGTCGAGGCGAGCACGCCCAGCCAGTGCCCCCACCGGTCCGTCCACCGGCCGAGCAGGAGCAGCAGGGCGGCACCGATCAGCGGCGTCGCGACCAGCCACGGCGCCAGGGAGAGTGTCTGCATCACCGTCGGCCCTTCAGCTCTTCAGCAGGTTGACGTCGTCGACCGAGGCCGACCGGCGGGCACGGAAGATCGTCACGATGATCGCGAGACCGACGACGACCTCCGCGGCCGCGACGACCATGACGAAGAACGCGAGCACCTGGCCGGTGACGTCGCCGTGCATCCGGGCGAACGTCACCAGGGCGAGGTTGGTGGCGTTGAGCATGAGCTCGACGCCCATGAACACCACGATGGCGTTGCGGCGCAGCAGGACCGTGGTGGCGCCCAGCGCGAACAGGATCGACGCCAGGTAGAGGTAGTGGGTGAGCTCCATCAGCGCTCCTCCTCGGGGCCGGTCTCCGGGTCGTCCGCCCGGGCCGTGAGCTGCTGCACGAGCGTGTCCTCGGCCGTGAGCAGCTCGGTGGCCGAACGCTCCTGACCGCGGATCCGCAGCACGCGGGGAACGGAGTGCTCCAGGGGTCGTCCCTGCGGGTCGAGCGCCGGGGTGTCCATCGCGTTGTTCTGCGCGTAGACGCCCGGGGCCGGCAGCGGGGTGAGGGTGCGCCCGCTCGGCAGGGCGGCGACCTTCGCCTCGGCGAGCGCCCGCTGCGTCGGCTTGCGGCCGAGGCTCCGACGGTGCGTGAGCACCAGGCCGGCGAGCGCTGCGGTGACGAGCAGGATGCCGACGGCCTCCATCGCCACGACGTAGTGCTCCATGACGATCCGGGCGAGCGCCACCGGGTTGGTCACCTCGTTCGCGGCGGCGAGCCCGCGCGCCGGCGGGAACGTCGCCTGCGCGATCACGCCGCACAGCACGGCGGCGAGCCCCAGCCCGAGGAGCACGCCGATCCAGCGCTGCCCGCGGATGGTCTCGGTGAGGGAGTCGGCGGCGTCGACGCCCACCAGCATGAGGACGAAGAGGAACAGCATCATCACGGCGCCGGTGTAGACGACGATCTGCACGATCCCGAGGAACGGCGCCTCCTGGGCGACGTAGAGCACGGCCAGGCCGATCATGACGAACACGACGCACACCGCGGCGTGCACGGCCCGGCGGGCGAACAGCAGCCCGGCGGCGGCGAGCACCATGAGCGGCGCGACGACCCAGAAGAGGACGGCCTCGCCGCCGGACACGGTCATGCGCGGGCCTCCCGCTCGGTCCAGCGGCCGTCGAGGTTCGACTCGTGCGCGGCGGCGCGCTCGGCCGCCGCGCGGTCCTGGTCGGGGCGCAGCTCGTGCTGCTCGGGCTCGGGGGCGGGGGCGTCCCCGGCGACGACGGCGGCCGCGGCGTCGAGCGTGGCGTCGTCGGGCCGGTGCTCGCGCACCCACTCGACCTGCTCGGCCGTGGGTGCCGTCACCTCGCCCCGGTAGTACTCGGTGTCCGTGGTGCCCTCGACCATGGGGTGCGGTGCGGCGAGCATGCCCTGCGCGAGCGGCGCGAGGATGTCCTGCTTCTCGTAGATCATCCCGGCCCGGGTGGGGCCGGCGAGCTCGAAGTCGTTGGTCATCGTCAGGGCGCGCGTCGGGCACGCCTCGATGCACAGCCCGCAGAAGATGCAGCGCAGGTAGTTGATCTGGTAGACGCGGCCGTACCGCTCCCCCGGGCTCATGTGCGCCTCGGGGGCGCCGTCGACGGCGTCGACGTTGTCGGCGCCCTCGACGTAGATCGCGTCCGCCGGGCACGCCCACGCGCACAGCTCGCAGCCGATGCACTTCTCCAGGCCGTCCGCGTACCGGTTGAGCTGGTGGCGGCCGTGGAAGCGCGTCTGCGGCGGCGTCTTGCGGCGGGGGTACTCCTCGGTGACGGCGGGCCGGAACATCGAGGCGAATGTCACCCCGAATCCGGCGACCGGGGCGAGGAGCTCGCCCACCGGTCCCCTGGTCGGGCGCAGCGGCTCGTACGGCGTGGTCATCGCGTCTCCTCGTCCTCGGGGCGCACGGGGGACGTCGCCGTGGCGGTCGTGGTGGTGGTGCCGGTGGCGCCCGTGCCGGCGGGCTCGGTGCCCGGCTCGGCCGGGGGCACCGACCGCCGTGCGCGCGGCGACGGCGGCAGGGACTGGCCCGGCAGCGGCGGCACGGGGAACCCGTCGGCGAACGCGTCGAACGTCGCGGTGCCGTCGTGTCCGGCGCCCGGGCCCGCGTCGTCGTCGGGTCTCGTGCGCGCCGGCCAGAGCCACAGCGTGAGCAGCACGACGGCGAGCGCCACGAGGATCGCGACGATCATCTGCGTCCGGGTCACGCCGGCCAGCCCCAGCCACTGGAACGTGGCGAGCACGACCAGCCAGCCGAGGGCGAACGGGATGAGGACCTTCCAGCCGAACACCATGAACTGGTCGTAGCGCAGTCGCAGCAGGGTGCCGCGGATCCACACGAAGACGAACATGAGGAGCCACACCTTGGCGAGGAACCACAGCAGCGGCCACCAGCCGGTGTTGAGCACGCCGTCACCGATCAGCGACAGCGGCCAGGGGGCGCGCCACCCGCCGAGGAACAGCGTCGTGGCGACGGCCGACACGTTGAGCATCGCGATGTACTCCGCGAGGAAGAACCACGCGAACTTCATCGACGAGTACTCGGTCATGTAGCCGGAGACGAGCTCGCCCTCCGCCTCGGGCAGGTCGAAGGGCAGACGGTTGGTCTCGCCCACCATCGAGATGAGGAAGATGACGAACGCGGGCGCCAGCGGGACGAACCACCACAGCCCGGCCTGCGAGGCCAC contains:
- a CDS encoding NADH-quinone oxidoreductase subunit J, translated to MTVSGGEAVLFWVVAPLMVLAAAGLLFARRAVHAAVCVVFVMIGLAVLYVAQEAPFLGIVQIVVYTGAVMMLFLFVLMLVGVDAADSLTETIRGQRWIGVLLGLGLAAVLCGVIAQATFPPARGLAAANEVTNPVALARIVMEHYVVAMEAVGILLVTAALAGLVLTHRRSLGRKPTQRALAEAKVAALPSGRTLTPLPAPGVYAQNNAMDTPALDPQGRPLEHSVPRVLRIRGQERSATELLTAEDTLVQQLTARADDPETGPEEER
- the nuoH gene encoding NADH-quinone oxidoreductase subunit NuoH; the protein is MIPGVDADFSNDTIWVSIVKAVLIVVFLLTSVLFAIWFERKVVARMQLRPGPNWHGPFGLLQSLADAMKLLLKEDVTVTRADKMVYLLAPMISVFCSLLVYAVIPFGPSVTIPFTDFTTPLQLTDFPVAVLYILACASIGVYGIVLGGWSSGSTYPLLGSVRSTAQVISYELAMGLSLVSVFVMAGSMSTSSIVASQAGLWWFVPLAPAFVIFLISMVGETNRLPFDLPEAEGELVSGYMTEYSSMKFAWFFLAEYIAMLNVSAVATTLFLGGWRAPWPLSLIGDGVLNTGWWPLLWFLAKVWLLMFVFVWIRGTLLRLRYDQFMVFGWKVLIPFALGWLVVLATFQWLGLAGVTRTQMIVAILVALAVVLLTLWLWPARTRPDDDAGPGAGHDGTATFDAFADGFPVPPLPGQSLPPSPRARRSVPPAEPGTEPAGTGATGTTTTTATATSPVRPEDEETR
- the nuoI gene encoding NADH-quinone oxidoreductase subunit NuoI, translating into MTTPYEPLRPTRGPVGELLAPVAGFGVTFASMFRPAVTEEYPRRKTPPQTRFHGRHQLNRYADGLEKCIGCELCAWACPADAIYVEGADNVDAVDGAPEAHMSPGERYGRVYQINYLRCIFCGLCIEACPTRALTMTNDFELAGPTRAGMIYEKQDILAPLAQGMLAAPHPMVEGTTDTEYYRGEVTAPTAEQVEWVREHRPDDATLDAAAAVVAGDAPAPEPEQHELRPDQDRAAAERAAAHESNLDGRWTEREARA